TACAACACACCGGAAGGCCCCGAGCTTATCGAACAAGGGGAAATCTTCGATCGCCCTTACGAAGAAAAGCAAAAATTCCCGGCCGATGCGGAAGCGACCGAAGGCATGGGCCGCATAACCGAACACCAGAAGGAACACTTGGTAGCCAGCGACAGAGGCATCGTGGGCTATCGCAAACGCATGCGGACAATCGTACGAAGTCTTCATGCCGGCGAGGAACCGGATCATGTCACGGACAATCGCCCCTCTGGACCCGTCCCGACATTTGGTGGCGACACGGTTCTCAGAATACCGGTCGGCGACGATGACGGCGCTACCGTCAGAGCCATCAGTGGCGCGGTCATGGATACGCAATTCGAGGTCGAAGACTTGCCGGAAGAAGACCGGGTTTCGAGGGTTGTCGCGCGGCTCAAACAATTGGAACGCGACGATTCTACCTATTTGGATCCGTCGTGACGGAACGCAAGACAGGGCAAAATGGGTGGGTCCGCGGTCGGCGCCAACTTGGCGGGGTCGTTGATCACCGGAATCGCGCACTTCAAGGTGCGGATGCCTTCAATGCACATGCGCGAATCTATCGGGTGGGTCCACCCGAACCGTGCAAAACAACTCTCTTTGGACTGCACCAAGCGCATGTCCGGGCCGTCTCATAGAAATCGCGCTCAGTCGTCTTCGCGGCATTCAACGAGGGTAGCCATGAAATCAGGCCGAAAGATCAAGGTTCATGTAAAGAACAATCGTGCGTCGCCCAGCACCTTTCCCTCCACGCCCGAGGGGGAGGTCGTGTTCAGCACGACGCCGGAGCACTGGAACGACGCGATAGCACGCCATCCCGATCTTCAGCACCGTATCGAGGTTTTCATCGATTGGGATTGCGATCATTTCGAGGAATCGATGAAGGATGCGGAGGTCCTTTTTTGTTGGGACCTGCCCACGGAAAACCTCGCGAATGTCGCTCCCAAGCTCAAGTGGATCCACATTCTTGGTGCCGGTGTCGAACATCTGTGCCCATTGGACTGGGTTCCGGACGGTGTGCAGGTGGTGAACAACAAGGGCGCACACGCGGTCAAGGCCGGCGAGTTTGCACTCATGGGCGTCCTCATGCTCCACAATCACATTCCCGCCATCGCCACCAATCAGCGGCAGAGCCGCTGGAAATCACTGTTTTCGACGCCGATCGCCGGCCAGACCGCCCTCATTGTCGGGGTCGGTAGCCTCGGTGGGGGCGCGGCGACACAGCTCAAACGACTGGGGATAAACGTGCTCGGCGTAAACAGAAGTGGCGCGCCCCACGACGATGTGGATGAGATGGTTACGACCGATCGATTGGATGAAGTATTGCCGCGGGCGGACTACGTTTTCCTTTCCTTGCCATCCACGCAGGAAACGATAGGTCTGTTTGATCGGCGACGCCTGGAAAGCATGAAACCTGGTGCCGGCATCATCAACGTAGGCCGGTCCTCCGCCTTGGACTACGAGGCGCTATCCGATCTGCTGCGCTCGGGGCACCTTTCGGGCGCCATCGTCGATGTATTTGACCCCGAACCGCTGCCAGAGACTTCACCTCTGTGGTCGGTGCCGAACCTTATGGTCACGCCGCACGTTTCCGCCGATGATGGCGACAACTACGTCCCTATTACCCTCGATATCCTCTTCAACAACCTTCGACGCTATGTCAGCGGCGAGCCGCTGCAAAACCTCGTTCGACCTGAGCTTGGTTATTGATGAATCGTGTCAGGTAAGACATGCAACGAAGCCGAATTCGATTGATTGGTGAAAATCTGCGCCCACGTGGCGTTCCTAGTTCCCGAATTTGGCATTGCCCATCAGACGAATCTGCGGACTGGCCTTCCCCACCTCGAAAAAATCTGCTCTGACATTGCCTTTTCCGGTTCTCCCGTCTTCCGATTTCATCAGGTTCGAATTGGGTCCACGACCGACCCGCGAAGCGCTTCTTGCCGCGGGACGTTGCCGGTCGGCGTCTCCTTTGACCTCGGTGGAGACACAAAGGAACCGGCCAAGCGGGTGGTCAGAGACATCTGCCACGATGAAAATCAGGATTGAGCCGCGGATCTGTCACAATAGGATGCCTTGACTTGGCATAGGGTGAAGTGAAGGGATATTCATGACGACTTTGTCGAGGCGCCGGCGCCCTCATCAGGGAAGCACACGAACCGTCAGCGCGCCGCTTCCTGATCTCAGCGACTAAATTCAGCTCGGTTTGAAGGCTGGTTGCAGATTTAGACGCTCTTATGATGAGAACCCGGTAACACGAGGAAAGATTGATGCCGGCTGTAAAGACCTTCAAGAAGATCCTCGTCGCCAACCGTAGTGAGATCGCGATCCGTGTAATGCGAGCGGCCACCGAACTCGGCATTCGCACTGTCGCCGTCTATTCCCACGAAGACCGCTTTGCGCTGCATCGTTTCAAGGCCGATGAGAGCTATCTGCTGGGTGAAGGCCTGGAGCCGGTGCAGGCCTACCTCGAAATTGACGAGATGCTGCGCGTGGCACGCCTGGCCAAGGTGGATGCTGTCCATCCCGGCTATGGCTTCCTATCGGAGAACCCGGACTTTGCCGAGGCCTGCGCAGCCGCGGGTGTCACTTTCATCGGACCGCGGCCCGAAGTCATGCGGCGTCTGGGCAGCAAAATCGAGGCACGAAATATCGCCGTCGCCGCCGGCCTTCCGGTAATGCCGGCGAGCGGCATCCTGCCGCATGACGAATACGAAACAGCCAAGATCGCCGAAGAGGTCGGCTTCCCCGTCATGCTCAAGGCGAGCTGGGGCGGCGGCGGTCGCGGCATGCGGGTGGTCGAAAACGCGGACGAACTGGCGGCCCAGGTCGAGGCCGGGCGCCGCGAGGCCAAGGCCGCCTTCGGCAGCGACGATGTGTTTCTGGAAAAGTTGGTGCGCCGGGCACGGCACGTCGAGGTGCAGATCCTCGGCGATCAGAGCGGCCACATAATTCACCTCTTCGAGCGCGACTGCTCGATGCAGCGCCGCAACCAGAAGGTAGTCGAGCGGGCACCGGCACCTTACCTCGATGAACAAGCCCGCAGAGAGCTCTGCAGCGCTGCGGTACGCTTGGCCGAGAGTGTCGGTTATTATAGCGCCGGCACGGTCGAGTTCCTGTCCGACGTCGACAGCGGCAAGATCTTTTTCATCGAGGTCAATCCGCGCATCCAGGTCGAGCACACGGTGTCCGAGATGGTCACCGGCACCGATCTGGTGAAGGCGCAGATTTTGATTGCCGCTGGCGCCGAGATCGGCGATCCGGCGACCGGTATCCCGGCCCAAGACGAGTTGCGCCTCAACGGTCACGCGCTGCAGTGCCGCATCACCACCGAGGACCCGCAGAACAAATTCATCCCCGACTATGGCCGCATCACCGCCTATCGCGGGGCCACCGGTTTTGGCCTGCGCCTCGACGGCGGCACAGCCTATTCCGGGGCATTGATCACGCCGTTTTACGACTCGCTGCTGGAGAAAGTCACCGCCTGGGCGCCGAGTGGCGACGAAGCCATTGCCCGCATGGGCCGGGCGTTGAAGGAGTTCCGCATTCGCGGTGTCGCGACCAACCTCCGCTTCCTCGAGGCCCTGGTCGGCCATCCGCAGTTTCGCAGCGGCGATTATACCACCCGCTTCATCGACGAGACGCCGGAGCTCTTCGAGTTCGCGCCGCGCCGCGACCGGGCGACGCGCCTGCTTTCCTTCATCGGCGACGTGCTGGTCAATGGCAATCCGGAAGTCGAGGGCCGCGTGCTTCCCGGCATCACGCCGGCGCCGGTGATCCCCAAGCTGCCGGCCGACGACCCACCGTCGGGCAGCCGTCAACGCCTGGCCGAGTTGGGACCGGAGGGTTTTGCCCGCTGGATGAAAGAGCAGCCGCAGGTGCTGATCACCGATACCACTATGCGCGATGCCCATCAGTCGCTGCTGGCAACCCGCATGCGCAGCCACGACATGATCAGGATTGCGCCATACTATGCGCGCCTGCTGCCACAGCTCTTGTCGATGGAATCCTGGGGCGGCGCCACGTTCGATGTCGCCATGCGCTTCCTGAAGGAAGATCCCTGGGAGCGGCTCGCGGCGCTCAGCGAGGCCATGCCCAACATCCTGCAGCAGATGTTACTGCGCGGCGCCAATGGCGTC
This region of Alphaproteobacteria bacterium genomic DNA includes:
- a CDS encoding D-2-hydroxyacid dehydrogenase, giving the protein MKSGRKIKVHVKNNRASPSTFPSTPEGEVVFSTTPEHWNDAIARHPDLQHRIEVFIDWDCDHFEESMKDAEVLFCWDLPTENLANVAPKLKWIHILGAGVEHLCPLDWVPDGVQVVNNKGAHAVKAGEFALMGVLMLHNHIPAIATNQRQSRWKSLFSTPIAGQTALIVGVGSLGGGAATQLKRLGINVLGVNRSGAPHDDVDEMVTTDRLDEVLPRADYVFLSLPSTQETIGLFDRRRLESMKPGAGIINVGRSSALDYEALSDLLRSGHLSGAIVDVFDPEPLPETSPLWSVPNLMVTPHVSADDGDNYVPITLDILFNNLRRYVSGEPLQNLVRPELGY
- a CDS encoding pyruvate carboxylase; its protein translation is MPAVKTFKKILVANRSEIAIRVMRAATELGIRTVAVYSHEDRFALHRFKADESYLLGEGLEPVQAYLEIDEMLRVARLAKVDAVHPGYGFLSENPDFAEACAAAGVTFIGPRPEVMRRLGSKIEARNIAVAAGLPVMPASGILPHDEYETAKIAEEVGFPVMLKASWGGGGRGMRVVENADELAAQVEAGRREAKAAFGSDDVFLEKLVRRARHVEVQILGDQSGHIIHLFERDCSMQRRNQKVVERAPAPYLDEQARRELCSAAVRLAESVGYYSAGTVEFLSDVDSGKIFFIEVNPRIQVEHTVSEMVTGTDLVKAQILIAAGAEIGDPATGIPAQDELRLNGHALQCRITTEDPQNKFIPDYGRITAYRGATGFGLRLDGGTAYSGALITPFYDSLLEKVTAWAPSGDEAIARMGRALKEFRIRGVATNLRFLEALVGHPQFRSGDYTTRFIDETPELFEFAPRRDRATRLLSFIGDVLVNGNPEVEGRVLPGITPAPVIPKLPADDPPSGSRQRLAELGPEGFARWMKEQPQVLITDTTMRDAHQSLLATRMRSHDMIRIAPYYARLLPQLLSMESWGGATFDVAMRFLKEDPWERLAALSEAMPNILQQMLLRGANGVGYKNYPDNAVQYFVAQAAEAGIDLFRVFDSLNWVENMRVSLDAVLERGKLCEAAICYTGDITAASPGKYDLKYYVTLAKELEALGAHILAIKDMGGLCKPAAARLLVETLKQEIGLPIHFHTHDTSGIAAASVLAAVEAGVDAVDGAMDSFSGLTSQPNLGSIVEALRGQARDPGLDKTALREIDHYWEGVRRQYLAFESDLRAGTAGVFDHGMPGGQYTNLREQARAMGLQQHWTDVERAYAAVNKLFGDIIKVTPTSKVVGDMALFMVSNDLTPEQVADPAREVAFPESVIQLFRGDMGQAPGGFPKAMQQKILKGTKPLTERPGAVLPPLDLEAERQEAEHKVRRHITDSELASYLMYPEVFVDYAKHRRANGPVGVLPTPAFFYGLTPAQEISVDIEPGKALIISYLATSDADEDGNRTIFFELNGQPRTVKVADRALAASGRIRRKADETDPGQVGAPMPGMIVSLSVAAGETVENGQRLFTIEAMKMETAVYAETAGMVTEIVIGPGHRVDSHDLILTMEPVG